In Streptomyces sp. SID8374, one genomic interval encodes:
- a CDS encoding helix-turn-helix domain-containing protein, producing the protein MSSADAVRSAAAVSAAAIGAAAAGAAPAGPTASGTAPISPAAAPRSAPLRVDAQRNLEHVLRAAREVFGELGYGAPMEDVARRARVGVGTVYRRFPSKDVLVRRIAEEETARLTEQARTALGQEEEPWSALSRFLRTSVASGAGRLLPPQVLRVGVDPEETGAPVAGDAADETRVPQQRQGVAGQADFRVIGQRTGSEDAAPDGNGLDELGEDSGAAELLEVVGRLVDRARESGELRGDVTVADVLLVIATAAPSLPDAVQQAAASARLLDILLEGLRSRPAV; encoded by the coding sequence ATGAGCTCGGCCGACGCGGTGCGTTCCGCCGCCGCGGTGAGCGCTGCCGCGATCGGCGCGGCCGCGGCGGGGGCGGCTCCGGCCGGTCCCACGGCGAGCGGGACGGCACCCATCTCACCTGCGGCCGCTCCGCGTTCGGCTCCGCTGCGCGTCGACGCCCAGCGCAATCTGGAGCATGTGCTGCGGGCCGCGCGTGAGGTGTTCGGGGAGCTGGGGTACGGGGCTCCGATGGAGGACGTGGCACGCCGCGCCCGGGTCGGAGTGGGCACCGTGTACCGGCGGTTCCCCAGCAAGGACGTGCTGGTGCGGCGGATAGCCGAGGAGGAGACCGCCCGGCTGACCGAGCAGGCGCGTACGGCTCTGGGGCAGGAGGAGGAGCCCTGGTCGGCGCTCTCCCGCTTCCTGCGGACCTCGGTGGCGTCGGGCGCGGGCAGGCTGCTGCCGCCCCAGGTGCTGCGCGTCGGGGTCGACCCGGAGGAGACGGGCGCGCCGGTGGCCGGCGACGCGGCGGACGAGACCCGCGTTCCGCAGCAGCGGCAGGGAGTGGCCGGCCAGGCGGACTTCCGCGTCATCGGCCAGCGCACCGGCAGCGAGGACGCGGCCCCCGACGGGAACGGGCTGGACGAGCTCGGTGAGGATTCGGGCGCGGCGGAGCTGCTGGAGGTCGTGGGCCGGCTGGTGGACCGGGCGAGGGAGTCGGGCGAGCTGCGCGGCGATGTGACGGTGGCCGATGTGCTGCTGGTCATCGCGACGGCCGCCCCGTCCCTGCCGGACGCCGTGCAGCAGGCGGCGGCCTCGGCCCGGCTGCTGGACATCCTGCTGGAGGGGCTGCGGTCCCGGCCGGCTGTCTGA
- a CDS encoding sigma-70 family RNA polymerase sigma factor has protein sequence MSGNEQQEEPLGEIAAAGGGTKADGMSSGHVPAQAGRGPSDGSGSSGGSERPDGSDGGAEGGTVLPGPWPSVADAGDGLVDNSGDSASGGVGAYAVPSQREGRAGSPGTGLSDAQLIEGMREGDNLAYEELFRRHSGAVRRYARTCCRDGHTADDLTAEVFARTLQAVRGGKGPQEAVRAYLMTAVRHVAAAWTKSAKREQLVDDFAVFAAQAARTSELSDDDTLDLGADVLAMHEAEQSMAMEAFRSLPERWQAVLWHTTVEEESPSEIAPLFGLTANATAVLASRAREGLKQAYLQAHVSQALTTGGDCAQYADRLGAYARGGLRMRAERGLRKHLDECAKCRVAAGELEHVNAGIPALLPIAVIGWFAAGYSLKAAGVVAGGAVGAAGAGAAAAATGSGTTGAAAGGAAGGSSSGAAGGAASEGLGAPAKAGIAAAVAVAAAAGLVWALVGDDQPKPEAKPVAKPPAVAPVVPSPEPPAPEPEPEAPAAPAPVPPAPDDPAPEPEPVPASPAPEPEPTPPPSAEPTPSPEPPEPAPSPPPSPQPTPSPKPPPPPPPAPTVYQVSELSYSLLGDHSEPEVVTGRSSWIWQRSNVSIAETRYAHGVTVHARSSVTIQLNRPCTRYEAMVGVDDLTMGLGAVRFSVYNGDGARLWRSPVVKGGSPAVPVSVGIAGQSSIRLVVEPEGPLGGVALADWADSRISCA, from the coding sequence ATGAGCGGTAACGAGCAGCAGGAAGAGCCGCTCGGCGAGATCGCTGCGGCGGGCGGGGGCACGAAGGCCGACGGGATGTCCTCCGGGCACGTGCCGGCCCAGGCGGGGCGCGGACCGTCGGACGGTTCGGGCAGCTCAGGTGGGTCGGAGCGTCCGGATGGTTCGGACGGTGGCGCCGAGGGCGGCACCGTCCTGCCCGGGCCGTGGCCGTCCGTCGCCGACGCCGGGGACGGCCTCGTGGACAACTCCGGGGACAGCGCCTCCGGTGGCGTCGGGGCGTACGCCGTGCCCTCGCAGCGTGAGGGCCGCGCCGGGTCCCCCGGCACCGGGCTCTCCGACGCGCAACTGATCGAGGGCATGCGCGAGGGGGACAACCTCGCCTACGAGGAGCTGTTCCGGCGCCACTCGGGCGCGGTCCGGCGGTACGCCCGTACGTGCTGCCGGGACGGGCACACCGCCGACGACCTGACCGCCGAGGTGTTCGCGCGCACCCTCCAGGCCGTACGGGGCGGCAAGGGTCCGCAGGAGGCTGTCCGGGCCTATCTGATGACCGCCGTCCGCCATGTCGCCGCCGCCTGGACGAAGAGCGCCAAGCGGGAGCAGCTGGTCGACGACTTCGCGGTGTTCGCCGCGCAGGCCGCGCGTACCTCGGAGCTCTCCGACGACGACACCCTCGACCTCGGCGCCGATGTGCTGGCGATGCACGAGGCCGAGCAGTCGATGGCGATGGAGGCGTTCCGGAGCCTGCCCGAGCGCTGGCAGGCGGTGCTCTGGCACACCACGGTCGAGGAGGAGTCGCCCAGCGAGATCGCCCCGCTCTTCGGCCTGACCGCCAACGCCACCGCCGTACTGGCCAGTCGGGCCCGTGAGGGGCTCAAGCAGGCCTACCTCCAGGCCCATGTGAGCCAGGCGCTCACGACTGGGGGCGACTGCGCGCAGTACGCCGACCGGCTCGGCGCCTACGCCCGGGGCGGGCTGCGGATGCGGGCCGAGCGCGGGCTGCGCAAGCACCTGGACGAGTGCGCGAAGTGCCGTGTGGCAGCAGGCGAGTTGGAGCATGTGAACGCCGGGATTCCGGCGCTGCTGCCGATCGCGGTCATCGGCTGGTTCGCCGCCGGGTACTCGCTCAAGGCCGCGGGTGTCGTGGCGGGCGGTGCCGTCGGCGCCGCCGGGGCGGGAGCCGCCGCCGCGGCCACCGGGTCGGGCACCACCGGTGCCGCTGCCGGAGGTGCCGCGGGAGGTTCCTCCTCCGGAGCCGCGGGGGGCGCCGCCTCCGAAGGGCTCGGCGCGCCCGCCAAGGCCGGGATCGCGGCCGCCGTCGCCGTGGCGGCCGCCGCCGGTCTGGTGTGGGCGCTCGTCGGGGACGACCAGCCGAAGCCGGAGGCCAAGCCGGTCGCGAAGCCTCCGGCGGTGGCGCCCGTGGTTCCGTCGCCGGAGCCGCCCGCTCCTGAGCCCGAGCCGGAGGCTCCGGCCGCGCCCGCCCCCGTACCGCCCGCGCCGGACGATCCGGCCCCCGAGCCGGAGCCGGTGCCGGCGTCCCCAGCGCCCGAGCCCGAGCCGACCCCGCCGCCGAGCGCCGAGCCGACGCCCTCCCCCGAGCCGCCGGAGCCCGCGCCGAGCCCGCCGCCGTCCCCGCAGCCCACGCCGAGCCCGAAGCCGCCGCCCCCGCCGCCGCCCGCCCCGACCGTCTACCAGGTCAGCGAGCTCTCGTACTCCCTGCTCGGCGACCACTCCGAGCCGGAGGTGGTGACGGGGCGGAGCAGCTGGATCTGGCAGCGGTCCAACGTGTCGATCGCCGAGACGCGGTACGCGCACGGGGTCACCGTGCACGCCCGGTCCTCGGTCACCATCCAGCTGAACCGCCCGTGCACCCGCTACGAGGCGATGGTCGGCGTGGACGACCTGACGATGGGGCTGGGCGCGGTCCGCTTCTCCGTCTACAACGGGGACGGGGCGCGGCTGTGGCGCTCCCCCGTGGTGAAGGGCGGGTCCCCCGCCGTCCCGGTCAGCGTCGGGATCGCCGGGCAGTCCTCGATCCGGCTCGTGGTGGAGCCCGAGGGACCGCTCGGCGGGGTGGCGCTGGCCGACTGGGCGGATTCCCGGATCAGCTGCGCCTGA
- a CDS encoding asparagine synthase-related protein, with product MRWLVGWSSIAASFGTVGAVGNGGEGRTVHPVGSQLLWGDPDPLWAVGDWRPDEIRVIGVATPEGAPTARLAVLGCCGATDEQLRVGLLAARGGAMRHLTAWPGSYTAVVQIGRRITVAGDLAGARPVFHTPWANGTAYATAALPLADLIEAQLDIGHLAALLACPETPEALGDGTPYAGVKRVPPGHALILREGSREITGYEAVASLAVAAPQVDPVHAVEGVRDALVEAVRARLTAPRHAPETLPQDPGPVPGMGPADRRAARGAPVAGIGADLSGGSASATLALLAAGLPGLPGTLLGHGTGAGERLLAVTFNDLTTRGHEDELERARAIAANPRLHHVVVAAGEEALPYAALETGPLTDEPGPSLVVAERHRRRLSAGSADHLVGHGARQVLDAHPARLADLLMDRRRRHLLRPVAALTKAEGPSAHSLFVPLTLYRAARRLARTSYRTGLETAAGLLPDANRYAPDLATPADASLAALAWSRPGPAARWLTGEALAEVSVRLQEAAIRPTSVQRPGEARARAALARSAADHRILEQAAEIRSQRLHAPFLDNQVVRAARALPESLRVQPGARAAILRRVLGGAGIHDLPPGWGTPSQATSTAVTRTGLRTALPELMALFDAPLLADAGLVEARTVRKALRAASEGEPLPLDGLAELASTELWLRRLLARRGTCWTGTAAPRQRAVAGGVVPSRRTLQP from the coding sequence ATGCGTTGGTTGGTGGGATGGAGCAGTATCGCCGCGAGCTTCGGCACCGTCGGGGCGGTCGGCAACGGCGGTGAGGGGCGCACGGTCCATCCCGTGGGCTCCCAACTCCTGTGGGGCGACCCGGATCCGCTCTGGGCGGTCGGCGACTGGCGCCCCGACGAGATCCGCGTCATCGGCGTCGCCACCCCCGAAGGCGCCCCCACCGCGCGCCTCGCCGTACTCGGCTGCTGCGGGGCCACCGACGAACAGCTGCGGGTCGGGCTGCTCGCCGCGCGCGGCGGGGCGATGCGCCACCTCACGGCCTGGCCGGGCAGCTACACCGCCGTCGTCCAGATCGGCCGCCGCATCACGGTCGCGGGCGACCTCGCCGGCGCCCGGCCCGTCTTCCACACCCCATGGGCCAACGGCACCGCCTACGCCACCGCCGCCCTCCCGCTGGCCGACCTCATCGAGGCCCAGCTGGACATCGGCCACCTCGCCGCCCTGCTCGCCTGCCCGGAGACGCCGGAGGCGCTCGGCGACGGCACCCCGTACGCCGGGGTGAAGCGGGTCCCGCCGGGCCACGCGCTGATCCTGCGGGAGGGCTCGCGGGAGATCACGGGGTACGAGGCCGTCGCCTCCCTCGCCGTCGCCGCGCCCCAGGTCGACCCGGTGCACGCGGTGGAGGGCGTACGGGACGCGCTCGTCGAAGCCGTACGGGCCCGGCTCACGGCCCCCCGCCATGCCCCCGAGACCCTGCCCCAGGACCCGGGGCCCGTCCCCGGCATGGGCCCCGCCGACCGCCGCGCGGCCCGGGGCGCCCCGGTGGCCGGAATCGGTGCCGACCTCTCCGGTGGCAGCGCCTCCGCCACCCTCGCCCTGCTCGCCGCCGGGCTGCCCGGACTGCCCGGCACCCTCCTCGGCCACGGCACCGGGGCGGGGGAGCGGCTGCTCGCGGTCACCTTCAACGACCTCACCACCCGCGGCCACGAGGACGAGCTGGAGCGCGCCCGCGCCATCGCCGCCAACCCGCGCCTGCACCACGTGGTCGTCGCGGCGGGCGAAGAGGCCCTGCCCTACGCGGCGTTGGAGACCGGCCCGCTCACCGACGAACCGGGCCCCTCCCTCGTCGTCGCCGAACGCCACCGCCGCCGCCTCTCCGCCGGCAGCGCCGACCACCTGGTGGGGCACGGCGCCCGGCAGGTCCTGGACGCCCACCCGGCCCGCCTCGCCGACCTCCTGATGGACCGGCGCAGACGCCACCTCCTGCGCCCGGTCGCCGCCCTCACCAAGGCCGAAGGCCCCTCGGCGCACTCCCTGTTCGTCCCGCTGACGCTCTACCGGGCCGCCCGCCGCCTGGCCCGCACGTCGTACCGCACCGGCCTGGAGACCGCCGCCGGACTCCTCCCCGACGCCAACCGGTACGCCCCCGACCTCGCCACCCCCGCCGACGCCTCGCTCGCCGCCCTCGCCTGGTCGCGCCCGGGTCCGGCGGCCCGCTGGCTGACGGGCGAGGCGCTGGCGGAAGTATCGGTTCGCCTCCAGGAGGCGGCGATCCGGCCCACCTCGGTCCAGCGCCCCGGCGAGGCCCGGGCCCGCGCCGCCCTCGCCCGCAGCGCCGCCGACCACCGCATCCTGGAGCAGGCGGCCGAGATCCGCAGCCAGCGCCTCCACGCCCCCTTCCTCGACAACCAGGTCGTACGGGCCGCCCGCGCGCTCCCCGAATCGCTCCGCGTCCAGCCGGGCGCCCGGGCCGCGATCCTGCGCCGGGTGCTCGGCGGGGCGGGCATCCACGACCTGCCGCCCGGCTGGGGCACGCCCTCCCAGGCCACCTCCACCGCCGTCACCCGCACCGGCCTGCGCACCGCGCTGCCCGAGCTGATGGCCCTGTTCGACGCCCCGCTCCTGGCCGACGCGGGCCTGGTCGAGGCCCGCACCGTACGCAAGGCCCTGCGCGCCGCCTCCGAGGGCGAGCCGCTCCCGCTGGACGGCCTGGCGGAGCTGGCCTCGACCGAGCTGTGGCTGCGCCGCCTGCTGGCCCGCCGGGGCACCTGCTGGACGGGCACGGCGGCCCCCCGCCAGCGCGCGGTGGCGGGCGGCGTGGTCCCGTCCCGGCGCACGCTCCAGCCGTGA
- a CDS encoding sporulation protein encodes MSREQRGPNEKLGTVLALAGISNAGLARRVNDLGAQRGLTLRYDKTSVARWVAKGMVPQGAAPHLIAAAIGAKLGRPVPLHEIGLADADPAPEVGLAFPRDVGEAVRSATELYRLDLAGRRGGGGIWQSLAGSFAVSAYATPASRWLITPADPSVARDPTAAQAAILGARGGGRDGTGAPGPRGPQGAPDGRGAHNPHTHPGAPSGSVPVQPGPESVADASPLRVGHSDVMKLREAAQDARRWDSKYGGGDWRSSMVPECLRVDAAPLLLGSYTDEVGRALFGASAELTRLAGWMAFDTGQQEAAQRYYIQALRLARAAADVPLGGYVLASMSLQATYRGFADEGVDLAQAAVERNRGLATARTMSFFRLVEARAHAKAGDAPAAGAALKGAESWLERSRAGDADPSWLGFYSYDRFAADAAECYRDLKAPRQVRRFTEQALSRPTDEFVRSHGLRLVVSAVAELESGNLDAACAAGTRAVEVAGRISSARTTEYVRDLLHRLEPYGDEPRVAELRERARPLLVTQV; translated from the coding sequence ATGTCCAGGGAGCAACGCGGGCCGAACGAGAAGCTCGGCACGGTTCTCGCCCTCGCGGGAATCAGTAACGCCGGGCTCGCCCGGCGGGTCAACGACCTCGGAGCACAGCGCGGTCTGACACTTCGCTACGACAAGACCTCGGTGGCCCGGTGGGTCGCCAAGGGGATGGTGCCGCAGGGTGCGGCGCCCCATCTGATCGCGGCGGCGATCGGGGCCAAGCTCGGCCGGCCGGTCCCGCTGCACGAGATCGGTCTCGCCGACGCGGACCCCGCGCCGGAGGTCGGCCTCGCCTTCCCCCGGGACGTGGGTGAGGCGGTGAGGTCGGCGACCGAGCTGTACCGGCTGGATCTGGCCGGGCGCAGGGGCGGCGGCGGGATCTGGCAGTCGCTGGCCGGTTCGTTCGCGGTGAGCGCCTACGCGACCCCCGCGTCCCGCTGGCTGATAACCCCCGCCGATCCGTCGGTCGCCCGCGACCCGACGGCGGCACAGGCGGCGATCCTCGGCGCCCGCGGCGGCGGCCGGGACGGCACCGGCGCGCCCGGCCCCCGTGGACCGCAGGGCGCCCCGGACGGCCGCGGCGCACACAATCCGCACACACACCCGGGCGCGCCGAGCGGGTCCGTGCCCGTGCAGCCCGGCCCGGAGTCCGTCGCGGACGCATCCCCCCTGCGGGTGGGCCACAGCGACGTCATGAAGCTGCGCGAGGCGGCCCAGGACGCCCGGCGCTGGGACTCCAAGTACGGTGGCGGCGACTGGCGTTCCTCCATGGTCCCGGAGTGCTTACGCGTCGACGCGGCACCCCTGCTCCTCGGCTCGTACACCGACGAGGTGGGCCGGGCCCTGTTCGGCGCGTCGGCCGAGCTGACCCGGCTCGCGGGCTGGATGGCGTTCGACACCGGCCAGCAGGAGGCCGCCCAGCGCTACTACATCCAGGCCCTGCGCCTGGCCCGCGCCGCCGCCGACGTACCCCTGGGCGGCTATGTCCTCGCCTCGATGTCCCTCCAGGCGACCTACCGGGGCTTCGCCGACGAGGGCGTCGACCTCGCGCAGGCCGCCGTGGAGCGCAACCGGGGTCTGGCGACCGCCCGCACCATGAGCTTCTTCCGGCTGGTGGAGGCCCGCGCCCATGCGAAGGCGGGCGACGCACCGGCCGCGGGGGCCGCGCTCAAAGGCGCCGAGAGCTGGCTGGAGCGGTCCCGGGCGGGCGACGCCGACCCGTCCTGGCTCGGCTTCTACAGCTACGACCGGTTCGCCGCCGATGCCGCCGAGTGCTACCGCGATCTCAAGGCTCCCCGCCAGGTGCGGCGCTTCACCGAGCAGGCGCTCTCCCGGCCGACCGACGAGTTCGTCCGGAGCCACGGACTGCGGCTCGTCGTCTCGGCCGTCGCCGAGCTGGAGTCGGGGAACCTGGACGCGGCCTGCGCGGCGGGCACCCGGGCGGTCGAGGTGGCCGGCCGGATCTCCTCCGCGCGCACCACCGAGTACGTACGCGACCTGCTCCACCGGCTCGAACCGTACGGCGACGAGCCACGCGTCGCCGAGCTGCGGGAGCGGGCCAGGCCGCTGCTGGTGACCCAGGTCTGA
- the lhgO gene encoding L-2-hydroxyglutarate oxidase, with product MMTHAAYDCDVLVIGGGIVGLSTAYALQRAAPGTRVTVLEKEHGPARHQTGRNSGVIHSGIYYRPGSLKARYALRGSAELADFCAEHGIAHATTGKLIVATERSELPRLHSLVQRGREHGLPVRELGPAQIAEYEPEVRGLAAIRVGTTGVCDFTAVATRFASEVTAAGGIVRYGAEVTAIDRRAWGVAVRTADGLVVRARTLVNCAGLHCDRVARLAGDDPEVRIVPFRGEYYELARPELVRGLVYPVPDPAFPFLGVHLTRGFDGSVHVGPNAVPALAREGYGWPVVRPAELLSTLSWPGTWHIARRHWRYGAGEVHRSLSKSAFTQAVRRLLPAVREEDLRPSPAGVRAQAVLKDGTLVDDFLIREAPHTVHVLNAPSPAATACLPIGREVARRALRRAQETGWRPPAVESGHCV from the coding sequence ATGATGACGCACGCGGCGTACGACTGCGATGTGCTGGTGATCGGCGGCGGGATCGTCGGTCTGTCGACCGCGTACGCCCTCCAGAGGGCCGCTCCGGGCACCCGGGTGACGGTCCTGGAGAAGGAGCACGGCCCCGCCCGCCACCAGACCGGCCGCAACAGCGGAGTGATCCACAGCGGGATCTACTACCGCCCCGGTTCGCTCAAGGCGCGGTACGCGCTGCGCGGCTCCGCCGAGCTGGCCGACTTCTGCGCCGAGCACGGGATCGCCCACGCCACCACCGGCAAGCTGATCGTCGCCACCGAGCGCTCCGAGCTGCCCCGGCTGCACAGCCTGGTCCAGCGCGGCCGCGAGCACGGACTGCCCGTGCGGGAGCTGGGCCCGGCGCAGATCGCGGAGTACGAGCCCGAGGTCCGGGGCCTCGCGGCGATCCGGGTCGGCACGACCGGCGTCTGCGACTTCACCGCCGTCGCCACCCGCTTCGCGAGCGAGGTCACGGCAGCGGGCGGCATCGTGCGGTACGGGGCGGAGGTCACCGCGATAGACCGGCGCGCCTGGGGCGTGGCGGTGCGCACGGCGGACGGGCTGGTGGTCCGCGCCCGGACCCTGGTCAACTGCGCGGGGCTGCACTGCGACCGGGTGGCCCGGCTCGCGGGCGACGACCCGGAGGTGCGGATCGTGCCGTTCCGGGGTGAGTACTACGAGCTGGCCCGCCCCGAGCTGGTGCGCGGCCTGGTCTACCCGGTGCCGGACCCGGCCTTCCCCTTCCTCGGCGTCCACCTGACCCGGGGCTTCGACGGCTCGGTCCACGTCGGGCCGAACGCGGTCCCCGCCCTGGCCCGCGAGGGGTACGGCTGGCCGGTGGTGCGCCCCGCCGAACTGCTGTCCACGCTGAGCTGGCCGGGCACCTGGCACATCGCCCGCAGACACTGGCGGTACGGGGCGGGCGAGGTGCACCGCTCGCTCTCGAAGTCCGCCTTCACCCAGGCCGTACGCCGACTGCTCCCCGCCGTACGGGAGGAGGACCTGCGCCCGTCACCGGCCGGGGTCCGGGCCCAGGCGGTGCTGAAGGACGGCACGCTGGTCGACGACTTCCTGATCCGCGAGGCCCCGCACACCGTGCATGTGCTCAACGCTCCCTCCCCCGCCGCGACGGCGTGCCTGCCGATCGGGCGGGAGGTGGCGCGGCGGGCGCTGCGCCGGGCTCAGGAGACGGGGTGGAGGCCGCCCGCCGTAGAATCGGGTCATTGTGTCTGA
- the trmB gene encoding tRNA (guanosine(46)-N7)-methyltransferase TrmB: MTAGTGSTASGSTVADAAASTGSTASDVPADEAAALRAASFERARRLRQEPRFPGGPAADPAGSHHERRIRSFQPRRSRVTTGQQDALERLWPKWGLDIDGKRVLDLDQLFDGLPVVLEIGFGMGEATAQMAADDPGTGILAVDVHTPGQGNLLGLADKAGSTNVRVANGDAVILLREMLAPESLDGLRVYFPDPWPKARHHKRRLIQPEFLDLVAPVLKPGAIVHCATDWEPYAEQMLEVLTAHPRFENTAADGGYAPRPAFRPLTRFEGQGLDKGHVVHDLLFARI; this comes from the coding sequence ATGACGGCCGGGACCGGCTCCACGGCCTCCGGCTCCACGGTCGCCGACGCCGCGGCCTCGACCGGCTCCACGGCCTCCGATGTGCCGGCCGACGAAGCCGCCGCGCTGCGGGCCGCCTCCTTCGAGCGGGCGCGCCGGCTGCGCCAGGAGCCCCGCTTCCCCGGCGGCCCCGCCGCCGACCCGGCCGGCTCGCACCACGAGCGCCGCATCCGCAGCTTCCAGCCGCGCCGCAGCCGGGTCACCACCGGCCAGCAGGACGCCTTGGAGCGGCTGTGGCCCAAGTGGGGCCTGGACATCGACGGCAAGCGCGTCCTGGACCTGGACCAGCTCTTCGACGGCCTGCCCGTCGTCCTGGAGATCGGGTTCGGCATGGGCGAGGCCACGGCCCAGATGGCCGCCGACGACCCGGGCACCGGCATCCTCGCCGTCGACGTCCACACCCCCGGCCAGGGCAACCTGCTGGGCCTCGCGGACAAGGCGGGCTCCACCAACGTACGGGTGGCCAACGGCGACGCGGTGATCCTGCTCCGCGAGATGCTGGCCCCCGAGTCGCTGGACGGCCTGCGGGTCTACTTCCCGGACCCGTGGCCCAAGGCCCGCCACCACAAGCGGCGGCTGATCCAGCCCGAGTTCCTGGACCTGGTGGCCCCGGTGCTCAAGCCCGGCGCGATCGTGCACTGCGCGACCGACTGGGAGCCGTACGCGGAGCAGATGCTGGAGGTGCTGACCGCGCACCCCCGCTTCGAGAACACGGCGGCGGACGGCGGATACGCGCCGCGTCCGGCGTTCCGGCCGCTGACCCGGTTCGAGGGCCAGGGCCTGGACAAGGGCCACGTGGTGCACGACCTGCTGTTCGCCCGTATCTGA
- a CDS encoding PrsW family intramembrane metalloprotease, translated as MSDGSVQYQQRQPAVPVLHEQRPEEVLGAVPERGRWTYRPRRVGMVWRSKVFRAGAVIVALALCGLVILALVREQTGPEGFLVGLGLAVLPVPLLMAAFRWLDRVEPGPWRNLIFSFAWGACAAALVAIIANSFAMRWIATATADPTSADTLGATVIAPIVEESAKAVSVLLIFIFRRREFRGVVDGIVVAGFTATGFAFTENILYLGNAFDEDQQLGSSGIASVTAGTFFVRIVMSPFAHPLFTVLTGLGFGFAAISARHHRVRRIALPVLGLVSAMGLHALWNGSSAFGPYGFYAVYGVVMVPVFALVTWLAVWWRRRELRTLAAELPAYATAGWLTPAEPLALSSMRTRGVARDLARHWHGKQDRSRGRAAARAVAEYESFATTLAGLRRRARHDAVGPDFAARERELLHHLWQRRDIAAPALTHAAHMTGTAPRPRPYPRPPMPMQTPYGYGYGYGYGQSQGYGQGQGYGYGQGQGYGTGYGYGAPPPQQPPYGHHTPYGPTPPPP; from the coding sequence GTGTCCGACGGTTCCGTGCAGTACCAGCAGCGGCAGCCGGCGGTCCCGGTCCTCCACGAGCAGCGGCCCGAGGAGGTGCTGGGCGCCGTGCCGGAGCGCGGCCGGTGGACGTACCGGCCGCGCCGCGTCGGCATGGTGTGGCGCAGCAAGGTGTTCCGCGCCGGGGCGGTGATCGTGGCGCTCGCGCTGTGCGGGCTGGTGATCCTGGCCCTGGTCCGCGAGCAGACGGGCCCGGAGGGGTTCCTCGTCGGCCTCGGCCTGGCGGTGCTGCCGGTGCCGCTCCTGATGGCCGCCTTCCGCTGGCTGGACCGCGTCGAACCGGGCCCCTGGCGGAACCTGATCTTCTCCTTCGCCTGGGGCGCGTGCGCGGCCGCGCTCGTCGCGATCATCGCCAACTCGTTCGCGATGCGCTGGATAGCCACGGCGACGGCCGACCCGACGAGCGCGGACACACTGGGGGCGACAGTGATCGCCCCGATCGTGGAAGAGAGCGCCAAGGCCGTCTCCGTCCTGCTCATCTTCATCTTCCGGAGGCGGGAGTTCCGGGGCGTGGTCGACGGCATCGTGGTCGCGGGCTTCACCGCGACGGGCTTCGCCTTCACCGAGAACATCCTCTACCTGGGCAACGCGTTCGACGAGGACCAACAGCTGGGCAGCTCGGGGATCGCCTCGGTGACGGCCGGGACGTTCTTCGTACGGATCGTGATGTCGCCGTTCGCGCACCCGCTGTTCACGGTGCTCACCGGCCTCGGCTTCGGCTTCGCGGCCATCAGCGCCCGCCACCACCGGGTCCGCCGGATCGCCCTGCCGGTGCTCGGCCTGGTCTCCGCGATGGGCCTGCACGCCCTGTGGAACGGCTCGTCGGCCTTCGGCCCGTACGGCTTCTACGCGGTGTACGGGGTGGTGATGGTCCCGGTCTTCGCGCTGGTGACCTGGCTGGCGGTCTGGTGGCGGAGGCGGGAGCTGCGGACGCTCGCCGCCGAACTCCCCGCGTACGCCACGGCCGGCTGGCTGACCCCGGCCGAGCCCCTGGCGCTCTCCTCGATGCGGACCCGGGGCGTGGCCCGCGACCTGGCCCGCCACTGGCACGGCAAGCAGGACCGCTCCCGGGGCCGGGCGGCGGCCCGCGCGGTCGCCGAGTACGAGTCGTTCGCGACGACCCTGGCCGGCCTGCGCCGCCGCGCCCGCCACGACGCGGTGGGCCCGGATTTCGCCGCCCGGGAACGGGAGCTGCTGCACCACCTCTGGCAGCGCCGCGACATCGCCGCCCCGGCCCTCACCCACGCGGCCCACATGACCGGCACGGCCCCGCGCCCGCGCCCGTACCCCCGGCCGCCGATGCCGATGCAGACGCCGTACGGATATGGGTACGGGTACGGCTACGGGCAGAGCCAGGGATACGGGCAGGGGCAGGGCTACGGCTACGGGCAGGGGCAGGGCTACGGAACCGGGTACGGCTACGGCGCCCCGCCCCCGCAGCAACCTCCGTACGGCCACCACACCCCCTACGGCCCCACCCCGCCTCCCCCGTAA